The Chryseobacterium indicum genome includes a window with the following:
- the idi gene encoding isopentenyl-diphosphate Delta-isomerase has translation MEEFVVLVNPEDKVLGLMEKQQAHINGLLHRAFSVFLFNSNGEMLLQKRASGKYHSPLKWTNAVCSHPRKEETYLEGAKRRVKEELGIDVELSEKFNFIYKADVGNGLWEHELDHVFTGTFEGEFYLNKEEAEEVRYISLENLNKEISENPDNFTEWFKIILEEYKHNLH, from the coding sequence ATGGAAGAATTCGTAGTTTTAGTAAATCCTGAAGACAAAGTTCTTGGCTTGATGGAAAAGCAGCAGGCGCACATCAACGGCTTACTGCATCGTGCTTTTTCAGTTTTTTTATTCAACAGCAATGGCGAAATGCTTTTGCAGAAAAGGGCTTCCGGAAAATATCATTCTCCTCTGAAATGGACCAATGCAGTCTGTTCGCATCCAAGAAAGGAAGAAACTTATCTTGAAGGAGCCAAAAGAAGGGTGAAAGAAGAGTTGGGAATTGATGTGGAGCTTTCAGAGAAATTTAATTTCATCTACAAAGCCGATGTGGGAAACGGACTTTGGGAACACGAGCTTGACCATGTTTTTACAGGAACTTTTGAAGGCGAATTCTATTTAAATAAAGAGGAAGCGGAAGAAGTACGCTATATTTCTCTCGAAAATCTCAACAAAGAAATTTCTGAAAATCCTGATAACTTTACAGAATGGTTTAAAATCATTCTCGAAGAATATAAACACAATCTGCACTGA
- a CDS encoding LNS2 domain-containing protein — protein MELEYIEHISPILKDGVKNYLIDIDGTITEDVPNEEPERMVTCEPFPDALETINKWYDEGHQICFFTSRTENLKQITIDWLDKHGFKYHSVLCGKPRGGNYHWIDNHLVRATRYKGRFTDLVEKQVTIEVFKEDE, from the coding sequence ATGGAATTAGAGTACATAGAACACATTAGTCCGATTCTTAAGGACGGCGTAAAAAACTATTTAATTGATATTGACGGAACCATTACAGAAGACGTTCCGAACGAAGAGCCTGAAAGAATGGTTACCTGTGAGCCTTTCCCGGATGCTTTGGAAACCATCAACAAATGGTATGACGAAGGTCACCAGATTTGTTTTTTCACGTCAAGAACAGAAAACTTAAAGCAGATTACCATAGACTGGTTAGATAAGCATGGTTTCAAATATCACAGTGTTTTATGCGGAAAACCAAGAGGCGGAAATTATCACTGGATTGATAATCATCTGGTAAGAGCTACAAGATATAAAGGAAGATTTACAGATCTGGTTGAAAAACAGGTTACTATTGAAGTTTTCAAAGAAGACGAATAA
- the mscL gene encoding large conductance mechanosensitive channel protein MscL: MGFVKEFKEFAIKGNAFDLAVGVIIGGAFGKIVTSVIDDLIMPIVAALVGKPDFSSIYYAMGKGAENIPAGATLAKAKEIAPDAAIFAYGNFITVAINFLLLALVVFIMVKAINKMKKEEAAAPEAPAAPTATEQLLAEIRDELKKKN; the protein is encoded by the coding sequence ATGGGATTTGTAAAAGAATTTAAAGAGTTTGCGATTAAAGGTAATGCTTTCGATCTTGCTGTAGGTGTCATCATCGGCGGAGCTTTCGGAAAAATTGTAACGAGCGTTATCGATGATTTAATTATGCCAATTGTTGCTGCACTGGTAGGGAAGCCGGATTTCAGCAGCATTTATTATGCTATGGGTAAAGGTGCAGAAAATATTCCGGCCGGAGCTACGCTTGCCAAAGCTAAAGAAATTGCTCCTGACGCTGCTATTTTTGCATACGGTAACTTCATTACGGTTGCCATTAATTTCCTTTTACTGGCACTTGTTGTATTTATTATGGTGAAAGCAATCAACAAAATGAAGAAAGAAGAAGCTGCCGCTCCGGAAGCTCCTGCTGCTCCTACTGCAACAGAACAATTGCTTGCGGAAATTCGTGATGAGCTTAAAAAGAAGAATTAA
- the lgt gene encoding prolipoprotein diacylglyceryl transferase yields the protein METPFKIWDPTKGIQLGPITLHFYSLMFIFAFGFGYILMNRIFKIDNVNQKYLEPLFTWTLLGTILGARMGHVIFYQPELFKEDFWSVFLPISTKNGLKFTGFSGLASHGATIALIFTTLYYSFKIIRKNPFWVYDRLGIVVALGGAFVRMGNFFNSEIIGKPVDPNSPFAILFPQQSSEYGVTVPRYPSQLFEAFGYVCLFVLLWILYRKTNKKYQQGWLFGLFFIILWAIRFFVEFLKEPQGDEFIHFGGLNTGQILSIPFMIAGVVIMIVSKKFKITQAENEKPE from the coding sequence CTGGAAACTCCTTTTAAAATCTGGGATCCAACAAAAGGAATTCAGTTGGGACCTATTACACTTCATTTTTATAGTCTGATGTTCATTTTTGCATTTGGTTTCGGGTATATTTTAATGAACAGAATCTTTAAAATCGATAATGTAAACCAGAAATATTTGGAACCACTTTTCACATGGACTTTATTGGGAACCATTCTGGGAGCAAGAATGGGGCACGTTATTTTTTATCAGCCCGAACTTTTCAAAGAAGATTTCTGGAGTGTATTTTTACCGATCAGTACGAAAAACGGTTTGAAGTTCACCGGATTTTCAGGATTGGCAAGTCACGGTGCAACGATTGCTTTAATTTTTACAACCCTTTATTATTCATTCAAAATCATCAGAAAAAATCCTTTCTGGGTATATGACAGATTAGGAATTGTGGTTGCTTTGGGCGGTGCTTTTGTAAGAATGGGAAATTTCTTCAACTCTGAAATCATCGGAAAACCTGTTGATCCCAACTCTCCTTTCGCAATACTTTTTCCACAGCAAAGCAGTGAATACGGAGTGACGGTTCCGCGTTATCCTTCTCAGTTATTTGAAGCTTTCGGATATGTCTGTCTTTTCGTTTTACTGTGGATTCTGTACAGAAAAACCAATAAAAAATACCAGCAGGGATGGTTATTCGGATTGTTTTTCATTATTCTCTGGGCAATCAGATTCTTTGTAGAGTTCCTGAAAGAACCGCAGGGTGATGAATTTATCCATTTCGGAGGATTAAATACAGGACAGATTTTATCCATTCCGTTTATGATTGCAGGCGTTGTTATTATGATCGTTTCTAAAAAATTTAAAATTACTCAGGCTGAAAACGAAAAACCTGAATAA
- the yidD gene encoding membrane protein insertion efficiency factor YidD, with translation MKLTFNKIITFPLVIPIRFYQWFISPLLPKNCRYEPTCSHYMVKALQVHGIFKGFWLGAKRISRCHPWGGSGYDPVPPKK, from the coding sequence TTGAAACTTACATTCAATAAAATCATCACTTTTCCTTTGGTAATTCCCATCAGATTTTACCAGTGGTTTATTTCGCCCCTGCTTCCCAAAAACTGCCGTTATGAGCCTACCTGTTCGCATTACATGGTGAAAGCGCTTCAGGTGCATGGTATTTTTAAAGGATTCTGGCTGGGTGCGAAGAGAATTTCAAGATGTCATCCGTGGGGAGGAAGCGGATATGATCCTGTACCGCCAAAAAAGTAA
- a CDS encoding arsenate reductase family protein translates to MKKVFYLNTCGTCKKIMAEFDLKDWELREIKKAPVTKEELAEMYEKTKSYEALFSKKSTQIKQREIDVKSLSENGFKDLLLDHYSFLKRPVFITDDSIFVGNEKKNVEALREFFGV, encoded by the coding sequence ATGAAAAAAGTATTTTACCTGAATACCTGTGGTACGTGTAAAAAAATAATGGCTGAGTTTGATCTTAAAGACTGGGAACTGCGTGAAATAAAAAAAGCTCCCGTTACCAAAGAAGAACTTGCAGAAATGTATGAAAAAACAAAGTCTTATGAAGCGCTGTTCAGTAAAAAATCTACCCAGATCAAGCAAAGAGAAATAGATGTAAAATCTCTTTCGGAAAATGGCTTTAAAGATTTGCTGCTGGATCATTATTCTTTTTTGAAACGTCCCGTTTTCATTACCGATGATAGTATTTTTGTTGGAAATGAAAAGAAGAATGTGGAAGCTTTACGGGAGTTTTTTGGAGTATAG
- a CDS encoding NAD(P)H-hydrate dehydratase, translated as MKIFTAEQIRNCDEYTIKNEPISSGQLMERAAQACVDWIFENCKNHRNFAVFCGKGNNGGDGFAIARMLHLKGFDVDVFTSTKAKFSADAGNNFRELKEFSGVSVKEFKEVKEYRFDNRTVIIDALFGTGLSKNIEGEFKELIDFLNLKNNLKISIDIPSGLFADTVSSENAAIFKADFTLSFQFWKKAFLHPETGKYVGKVKVLDIELHQEYITETKTEDFVINEDKIKDLFRPRNEFSHKGTYGKVIIAGGSYGKIGAAVLSTKSALKSGTGLTFTLAPKCGYEVLQTSNPEAMFIEGGNDFIDHFEKDDNAVYGIGPGLGTNEKTVKSFLTFLKNHSKPLILDADALNIISQDSKNLKIIPENSIITPHPKEFERLFGTTENSFERVKLAKNKAKELGIYIVLKDHHTQIVTPEGDVFYNITGNSGLAKGGSGDILTGIITSFLAQNYSEKEAAILGVWFHGRAAEFASEKHSKESMLPTDVIDEFGTVFKELNAKVERAL; from the coding sequence ATGAAAATTTTCACAGCAGAGCAGATTCGCAATTGTGATGAATATACGATAAAAAACGAGCCGATATCTTCCGGACAGCTCATGGAAAGAGCAGCGCAGGCTTGTGTTGACTGGATTTTTGAGAATTGTAAAAATCACAGAAATTTTGCGGTTTTCTGCGGGAAAGGAAATAATGGCGGCGACGGTTTTGCGATTGCCAGAATGCTTCATCTGAAAGGTTTTGATGTAGATGTTTTTACCAGTACCAAAGCAAAATTTTCTGCGGATGCAGGAAATAATTTCAGAGAATTAAAAGAGTTTTCCGGAGTTTCCGTTAAAGAATTCAAGGAAGTAAAAGAGTATCGGTTTGATAACAGAACGGTTATTATAGATGCGCTTTTCGGAACCGGGTTATCAAAAAATATTGAAGGGGAGTTTAAAGAGCTGATTGATTTTCTGAATTTAAAGAATAATCTTAAAATTTCTATTGATATTCCTTCCGGACTTTTTGCAGACACTGTTTCTTCTGAAAATGCTGCAATTTTTAAAGCCGATTTCACTTTGAGCTTTCAGTTCTGGAAAAAAGCTTTCCTTCATCCCGAAACCGGAAAATATGTAGGGAAAGTGAAGGTTTTGGATATTGAATTACATCAGGAATATATTACGGAAACAAAAACCGAAGATTTTGTCATCAACGAAGATAAGATTAAGGATCTTTTCAGGCCAAGAAATGAATTTTCCCACAAAGGAACTTACGGAAAAGTAATTATTGCAGGAGGAAGCTACGGAAAAATAGGAGCAGCCGTTCTTTCCACAAAATCAGCCCTGAAATCAGGAACCGGACTTACTTTTACACTGGCTCCGAAATGCGGTTATGAAGTTTTGCAGACCTCGAATCCGGAAGCCATGTTTATCGAAGGCGGAAATGATTTTATCGATCATTTTGAAAAGGATGATAATGCAGTTTACGGAATTGGCCCCGGTTTAGGAACAAACGAAAAGACCGTGAAAAGTTTTCTTACCTTTTTAAAAAATCATTCTAAGCCTTTGATTTTGGATGCAGATGCATTGAATATCATTTCACAGGATTCGAAAAATTTAAAGATAATTCCTGAAAATTCCATTATCACACCTCATCCGAAAGAGTTTGAAAGACTATTCGGAACCACTGAAAATTCATTTGAAAGAGTAAAACTGGCAAAAAATAAAGCCAAAGAACTGGGAATTTATATTGTTTTAAAAGATCATCATACTCAGATTGTAACGCCGGAAGGAGATGTTTTTTACAATATTACAGGAAACTCAGGACTTGCGAAAGGCGGAAGCGGAGATATTTTAACCGGAATAATAACCTCTTTTCTGGCACAGAATTACTCAGAAAAAGAGGCTGCAATTTTAGGAGTCTGGTTTCACGGAAGAGCTGCAGAATTTGCTTCTGAAAAGCATTCCAAAGAGTCTATGCTTCCTACAGATGTTATTGATGAATTCGGAACTGTTTTCAAAGAACTGAATGCAAAAGTGGAAAGAGCATTATAA
- a CDS encoding replication-associated recombination protein A, producing MNQNIPLAEKLRPKTLDDVLGQEHLTGEKGTIRKMLENNSLNSLIFWGPPGTGKTTLAEIISEKSGRKFYKLSAVSSGVKDVRDVIEDAKKQNLFSGKSPILFIDEIHRFNKSQQDSLLHAVEKGWIVLIGATTENPSFEVVSALLSRSQVYVLKALSYEKLEELIDTASERYNQDEKTSFKIIEKEAFIQYSGGDARKLINSVELVLNQYKNSKKSEIKNEDVLEVLQETMALYDKNGEQHYDIISAFIKSMRGSDPNGAVYWLARMIAGGEDIKFIARRMLILASEDIGLANPNALVIANNCFQAVNVIGNPEARIILSETAVYLAVSPKSNSTYMAINEALALVKKTGNLPVPLHLRNAPTKLMKDLDYGKEYKYAHSYEGNFVDQSFLPEEIKEIKLYEPGNNATEKKIYEELKKKWNNKY from the coding sequence TTGAACCAAAATATTCCATTAGCTGAAAAATTAAGACCCAAAACACTGGATGATGTTCTCGGGCAGGAACATTTAACCGGAGAAAAAGGCACGATCCGGAAAATGCTGGAAAACAATTCCCTGAATTCTCTGATTTTCTGGGGACCTCCCGGAACCGGAAAAACGACTCTGGCGGAAATTATTTCCGAAAAGTCGGGGAGGAAATTTTATAAGCTTTCCGCAGTTTCTTCGGGAGTGAAAGATGTAAGAGATGTAATTGAAGATGCCAAAAAACAGAATCTCTTTTCCGGAAAATCGCCGATTTTGTTTATTGATGAAATTCACCGTTTTAATAAATCTCAGCAGGATTCTCTTCTTCATGCCGTAGAAAAAGGCTGGATTGTTCTGATTGGTGCGACAACCGAAAACCCAAGCTTTGAAGTGGTTTCGGCTTTGCTTTCAAGAAGTCAGGTTTATGTTTTAAAGGCATTGAGCTATGAAAAGCTGGAAGAATTGATTGATACGGCTTCGGAACGGTACAATCAGGATGAAAAAACATCTTTCAAAATCATTGAGAAAGAAGCTTTTATTCAATATTCCGGCGGCGATGCAAGAAAGCTGATTAATTCTGTGGAGTTGGTTTTAAATCAATATAAAAATTCCAAAAAATCAGAAATTAAGAATGAAGATGTGCTTGAAGTTTTGCAGGAAACGATGGCGCTTTACGATAAAAACGGAGAACAGCATTATGATATTATCTCTGCTTTCATTAAATCCATGCGCGGAAGCGATCCGAACGGTGCGGTGTATTGGCTGGCAAGAATGATTGCAGGAGGAGAAGATATTAAATTTATTGCGAGAAGAATGCTGATCTTAGCTTCCGAAGATATTGGTCTTGCCAATCCGAATGCATTGGTGATTGCCAACAACTGTTTTCAGGCGGTGAACGTGATCGGAAATCCTGAAGCAAGAATTATCCTGAGTGAAACGGCAGTTTATCTTGCGGTTTCGCCAAAAAGCAATTCCACGTACATGGCGATTAATGAAGCTTTAGCATTGGTTAAAAAAACGGGAAATCTTCCTGTTCCTTTACACTTAAGAAATGCACCTACAAAACTCATGAAAGATCTGGACTATGGGAAAGAATACAAATACGCGCATTCGTATGAAGGCAACTTTGTAGATCAGAGTTTTCTGCCGGAAGAAATTAAAGAGATAAAATTGTACGAACCGGGAAACAATGCCACTGAAAAGAAGATTTACGAAGAATTAAAGAAAAAATGGAACAATAAATACTGA
- a CDS encoding acyl-CoA thioesterase — translation MDNKPITFQFISEPSDVNYGGNVHGGSVMKWIDQAGYACATTWSGNYSVTVYVGGIRFYEPIKIGEIVKVEAQVIYTGSSSMHISINVFSRNLKQPNFDKKTHCIIVFVAVDENGKKLPVPKWIPETEEEKQKEQYAIRLMELRTQIEDEMKPFL, via the coding sequence ATGGACAACAAACCGATCACTTTTCAGTTTATTTCAGAACCTTCAGATGTCAACTACGGCGGAAATGTACATGGAGGGAGCGTCATGAAATGGATTGATCAGGCTGGTTATGCCTGCGCAACAACGTGGAGCGGAAATTACTCAGTAACAGTATATGTTGGCGGAATCCGTTTCTACGAACCCATCAAAATCGGGGAAATTGTAAAAGTGGAAGCACAGGTTATTTACACAGGTTCATCGAGTATGCATATTTCCATCAATGTATTTTCCAGAAACCTGAAACAACCGAATTTCGATAAAAAAACACACTGCATCATTGTATTTGTTGCCGTAGACGAAAACGGAAAAAAACTTCCCGTTCCCAAATGGATTCCGGAAACAGAAGAGGAAAAGCAGAAAGAACAGTATGCAATTCGATTAATGGAACTAAGAACTCAGATTGAGGACGAAATGAAGCCTTTTCTGTAG
- a CDS encoding DUF2339 domain-containing protein: MIYAIVIFLILFIFIIYNNLSSKISRLEQKVSELSSKLNPEIPERKEEEKEWQKIPHLTEHEVLPQEEKNIQQEIIPEKEGNDWMNIIFEFLKQNALTIIGIFTLVLGIGYFVKYAIDKNWIGETPRVGIGFFLGAVIILLGHFLRKNYSVFSSIITGGGIAVLYFTVTIAFREYHLFSQNTAFSVTCLITLLCIALSYYYKSEILIIFSLFGGFLAPLMVSSGHSNYLFLFTYITVLNLGMLAIAFLKNWKSIGWIAFIFTYVYLLYWTFETTQLTSIYFYSSGYIIFYSFALKNYFRKEAMSSPDILMLVLINFTNIIGLVYIFNQLGYEPVIIFPLIFALVNSFLLFREYSQKNFGINYSVFAAITVSLLTLAVALQFKTHLITSVWAIEATLLLYIWKKTGLPIFRKCFYVLFPLLIAAQVITWTEYIDAKNLNIVFNPVFLTSLVTLITTFFNLFLLRKHPDHDEKINDFFEYLFSILSYGVIYFAILLEIMYHISSQPWIVIFSVGIIFTLYYIFAILLFRKKPDIPQASATQFIYLFCVLIIIDTAVSGTGIVSNYLLGKISPGFYGLYLSYWIPFIYTILQILPKSHFFKIKLSYWLISVTIITALSFELYNIYILLNAENISGMKVLSKHFGLLYLSIIWAVLSSVLIYKGLKNNIPEYSKIGFALIAFTILKLYLYDVWEMDNISRIIAFIILGIILLLSSFLFQRLKKIIKNLVENKEKKPETENL; the protein is encoded by the coding sequence ATGATTTATGCAATTGTTATTTTCCTCATTCTGTTTATATTCATCATTTATAATAATCTGAGCAGTAAGATCAGCAGATTAGAACAAAAGGTTTCAGAACTGAGTTCAAAACTGAATCCTGAAATTCCGGAAAGAAAAGAAGAAGAAAAAGAATGGCAGAAAATTCCGCACCTGACAGAACATGAAGTTCTTCCTCAGGAAGAGAAAAATATTCAGCAAGAAATTATTCCTGAAAAAGAAGGAAATGACTGGATGAATATTATCTTCGAATTTCTGAAACAGAATGCTTTAACCATTATCGGGATTTTCACTTTGGTTTTGGGAATTGGTTATTTTGTAAAGTATGCCATTGATAAAAACTGGATTGGAGAAACCCCAAGAGTAGGAATCGGATTCTTTCTGGGAGCAGTCATTATTTTACTTGGTCATTTTTTAAGGAAAAACTATTCGGTCTTTTCTTCCATTATTACAGGAGGCGGGATTGCTGTACTGTACTTTACAGTCACCATTGCTTTTCGGGAATATCATTTGTTTTCGCAAAACACTGCTTTTTCTGTTACCTGTCTTATTACTTTACTATGCATCGCACTCTCCTACTATTATAAAAGTGAAATTCTGATTATTTTCTCTTTATTCGGAGGCTTTTTAGCACCATTAATGGTTAGTTCCGGACACAGCAACTATCTGTTTTTGTTTACTTACATTACGGTTCTTAATCTGGGAATGCTCGCCATTGCTTTTCTTAAAAACTGGAAAAGCATCGGATGGATTGCATTTATATTCACTTATGTTTATCTTTTGTACTGGACTTTTGAAACTACGCAGCTTACAAGCATTTATTTCTATAGTTCAGGATACATTATCTTCTATTCTTTTGCCTTAAAAAATTATTTCCGGAAAGAAGCAATGTCTTCACCGGATATTCTGATGCTTGTTTTAATTAATTTCACCAACATCATCGGACTGGTTTATATTTTTAATCAGCTTGGCTATGAACCTGTGATTATTTTTCCGCTGATTTTTGCCTTGGTGAATTCATTTTTGCTTTTCAGAGAATATTCTCAAAAGAATTTTGGAATTAACTACTCTGTTTTTGCAGCCATTACAGTGAGTCTTTTAACATTAGCCGTTGCATTACAGTTCAAAACCCATCTCATCACGAGTGTCTGGGCAATTGAAGCAACGCTCCTTTTATATATCTGGAAGAAAACCGGCCTGCCGATTTTCAGAAAATGTTTCTATGTTCTTTTTCCTTTGTTAATTGCTGCACAAGTAATTACCTGGACAGAATATATTGATGCCAAAAATCTGAATATTGTTTTCAATCCTGTGTTTTTAACAAGCTTGGTAACGCTGATAACAACATTTTTCAATTTATTTTTATTGAGAAAACATCCCGATCACGACGAGAAAATTAATGATTTCTTTGAATATTTATTTTCTATATTAAGCTATGGTGTTATCTATTTCGCTATTCTGCTGGAAATCATGTATCATATTTCCTCACAACCGTGGATTGTAATTTTCAGTGTCGGAATCATTTTTACACTTTATTATATTTTCGCAATTCTTCTATTCAGGAAAAAACCGGACATTCCTCAAGCTTCAGCAACCCAATTTATTTATCTGTTTTGTGTATTGATTATTATTGATACTGCTGTTTCCGGGACAGGAATTGTTTCTAATTATTTGTTGGGTAAAATATCACCTGGTTTTTACGGGCTTTATCTTTCATATTGGATTCCCTTTATATATACCATTCTCCAGATCCTGCCCAAATCTCATTTCTTCAAAATAAAACTATCGTACTGGCTGATTTCTGTCACCATTATAACTGCACTCAGCTTTGAACTGTACAACATTTATATATTACTGAATGCTGAAAACATTTCCGGCATGAAAGTTTTAAGCAAACATTTTGGGCTTTTATATCTTTCGATTATCTGGGCTGTGCTTTCATCCGTATTAATTTATAAAGGGCTAAAAAATAATATTCCGGAATACAGCAAGATTGGCTTTGCATTAATTGCATTCACCATACTGAAGCTTTATCTGTATGATGTATGGGAAATGGACAATATATCGAGAATCATTGCATTTATTATACTGGGAATCATTTTATTACTAAGTTCATTCCTGTTTCAGAGACTCAAAAAAATCATTAAAAATTTAGTGGAAAACAAAGAAAAAAAGCCGGAAACTGAGAATTTATAA
- the gcvT gene encoding glycine cleavage system aminomethyltransferase GcvT yields the protein MKKTALYDKHVSLGAKIVPFAGFEMPVQYSGVTEEHFAVREKAGLFDVSHMGQFFIEGAGSKELLQYVTTNNVDALENGKAQYSCLPNENGGIVDDLIVYKMEDDKYFVVVNASNIDKDWDHISKYNTFGAKMTNASDEMSLLAVQGPKATEILQKLTETNLSEIPYYHFTVGSVAGVSEVIISNTGYTGSGGFEIYFKNESAEKLWDAIIEAGAEGGIIPCGLASRDTLRLEKGFCLYGNDIDDTTSPIEAGLGWITKFDKDFVSKETFAKQKEEGVTRKLVGFELTDKGVPRHDYPVVDTEGNVIGKVTSGTQSPMKKVGLGLAYVDKPHFKLGSEIFIQVRNKNIPAKVVKAPFV from the coding sequence ATGAAGAAAACAGCATTGTACGACAAACACGTTTCTTTAGGAGCTAAAATCGTACCTTTCGCAGGCTTTGAAATGCCTGTACAATATTCGGGAGTTACTGAAGAACATTTTGCCGTAAGAGAAAAGGCAGGTCTGTTCGATGTGTCTCACATGGGACAGTTTTTCATTGAAGGGGCAGGTTCTAAAGAACTTCTCCAGTACGTTACCACCAACAATGTAGACGCTCTGGAAAACGGAAAAGCTCAGTATTCTTGTCTTCCGAACGAAAACGGAGGAATTGTAGACGATCTTATCGTTTATAAAATGGAAGACGACAAATATTTCGTGGTTGTCAATGCTTCAAATATTGATAAAGACTGGGATCATATCTCCAAATACAATACTTTCGGAGCAAAGATGACGAATGCTTCAGACGAAATGTCTTTATTGGCAGTTCAGGGGCCGAAAGCGACTGAAATTCTTCAGAAATTAACAGAAACTAACCTTTCTGAAATTCCTTACTATCATTTTACAGTAGGTTCTGTTGCAGGAGTAAGTGAGGTGATCATTTCCAATACAGGTTACACCGGAAGCGGAGGTTTTGAGATCTATTTTAAAAACGAATCTGCCGAAAAACTTTGGGATGCTATTATTGAAGCAGGTGCGGAAGGAGGAATTATCCCTTGTGGACTGGCTTCCAGAGATACTTTGAGACTGGAAAAAGGGTTCTGCCTTTATGGAAACGATATTGACGATACGACTTCGCCAATTGAAGCAGGCTTAGGATGGATCACAAAATTCGATAAAGATTTTGTATCTAAAGAAACGTTTGCCAAGCAAAAAGAAGAAGGCGTTACCAGAAAATTAGTAGGTTTTGAATTAACGGACAAAGGAGTTCCAAGACACGACTACCCTGTTGTAGACACAGAAGGAAACGTTATCGGAAAAGTAACTTCGGGAACACAGTCGCCGATGAAAAAAGTAGGTTTAGGTCTTGCGTACGTAGATAAGCCGCACTTCAAATTAGGTTCTGAAATCTTTATTCAGGTAAGAAATAAAAACATTCCTGCCAAAGTAGTGAAAGCTCCTTTTGTATAA
- a CDS encoding D-2-hydroxyacid dehydrogenase, protein MKVLANDGLDQSGIDALKEKGFEVITTKVPQEQLVDYINEHQIRTILVRSATQVRKDIIDNCPSIEIIGRGGVGMDNIDVDYAREKGIHVINTPSASSESVAELVFAHLFSGARFLQDSNRKMPLVGDTEFAGLKKAYAAGIELKGKTIGIVGMGRIGQEVAKIALGLGMRVIAADNNVGKASIKVKFYNNQFINVDIETEPLQDVLKHSDFITLHVPAQKDGYMIGKNEFEIMKDGVAVVNCSRGGVIDETALIDALNSGKVKFAGLDVFINEPTPSKEILTHPKISMTPHTGASTLEAQDRIGLSLAEQISSILQVQ, encoded by the coding sequence ATGAAAGTTTTAGCAAACGACGGTTTGGATCAATCCGGTATTGATGCATTGAAAGAGAAAGGTTTTGAAGTAATTACAACAAAAGTTCCGCAGGAACAGTTGGTAGATTATATTAATGAACACCAAATCCGTACAATTTTGGTACGCAGCGCAACGCAGGTGAGAAAAGATATTATCGATAATTGCCCTTCCATCGAAATCATCGGAAGAGGAGGAGTAGGAATGGATAATATTGATGTGGATTATGCAAGAGAAAAAGGAATTCATGTGATCAATACCCCTTCTGCATCTTCAGAATCTGTTGCTGAACTGGTTTTTGCGCACCTGTTTTCAGGGGCAAGATTTTTACAGGATTCCAACAGAAAAATGCCTTTGGTGGGAGACACCGAATTTGCAGGTCTTAAAAAAGCTTATGCTGCCGGAATCGAGCTGAAAGGAAAAACCATCGGTATTGTAGGAATGGGAAGAATCGGACAGGAAGTGGCTAAAATTGCTTTAGGTCTTGGCATGAGAGTGATTGCTGCAGATAATAATGTAGGTAAAGCAAGCATCAAAGTTAAGTTTTATAACAATCAGTTCATTAATGTTGATATTGAAACAGAACCGCTTCAGGATGTTCTGAAACATTCAGATTTTATCACCCTTCACGTTCCGGCTCAGAAAGACGGTTATATGATCGGGAAAAATGAGTTCGAAATAATGAAGGACGGTGTAGCTGTCGTAAACTGTTCAAGAGGCGGAGTGATTGACGAGACTGCTTTAATTGACGCGTTGAATTCCGGAAAGGTAAAGTTCGCAGGTTTAGATGTATTCATTAACGAGCCGACACCATCTAAGGAAATTTTAACTCACCCGAAAATTTCCATGACACCGCATACAGGTGCATCTACACTGGAGGCTCAGGACAGAATTGGGCTTTCTTTGGCAGAGCAGATTTCAAGTATTCTACAGGTTCAGTAA